A genomic region of Gimesia chilikensis contains the following coding sequences:
- a CDS encoding carbon storage regulator, with amino-acid sequence MLVLTRKRDEVIQIGEDIVIKILKTGKGAIKIGIEAPGNVRVIRGELLETENSPEHLSAMNSESVNQGLNAQCA; translated from the coding sequence ATGTTGGTATTAACAAGAAAACGAGATGAAGTAATTCAGATTGGTGAAGACATTGTCATCAAGATTTTGAAGACCGGCAAAGGGGCAATCAAAATCGGAATTGAAGCTCCCGGTAACGTTCGCGTCATTCGGGGTGAATTACTGGAGACCGAGAATTCACCTGAACACCTGAGTGCCATGAATTCAGAGAGTGTCAACCAGGGTTTAAATGCTCAATGTGCCTGA
- a CDS encoding S41 family peptidase — MDDYDARLKQLLSGEEYPNDRPRIRMRDQYPEQNYSVPDRRTRDSFQSDYDSQRLRELIRELQQKSLPQYDRERYDTRFPEQVPLDPNQELRAKISQRYNSQSVVGTLQTLDPQRAYSFYLEVNRMIDSRHVQPPSYDVRTKKSLQNLIFAVENQNFLRINRVSASPDQIRMAQNRWQQLMDQNTARSAQDAVTVLRQAADIAGSQLQMPATGVIYEFAYGSLEALDKHSRFEFTPTTSGPRVDAGGNNIVGVGVQLKTHDDGAVILRTLNGGSAAQAGLQRGDVIVGVNQRRLAGLSLDEVANLITGPAGSSVALEVRRESRTARVNLNRQAIRITNISEVKMVDSQQKIGLIRLEKFGEGTSQELDQALWKLHQQGMQSLIFDLRGNPGGLLTEAISVSNRFVPSGKIVSTRGRYQSDNTVETATHDQTWKMPLVVLVDGDSASASEIFAAAVQENRRGLIVGRKTYGKGTVQTHFPLQSVSGTFWLTTAKFYSPTGREMAGAGVTPDIPVNMSERELQNIGPVDQDLRAGINTIMSQRPGELVNNIPADRQASPQRFQFSG; from the coding sequence ATGGATGATTATGATGCCAGATTAAAACAACTGCTTTCGGGAGAGGAATACCCCAATGACCGACCTCGAATCCGGATGCGTGACCAGTATCCCGAACAAAATTATTCTGTTCCAGATCGGCGAACACGAGACTCGTTTCAGTCTGATTATGACAGCCAGCGATTACGGGAACTGATTCGAGAATTACAGCAGAAATCGCTCCCTCAATATGACCGGGAACGGTACGACACCCGGTTTCCTGAACAGGTTCCACTGGATCCAAACCAGGAACTGAGAGCAAAGATTTCGCAACGCTATAACAGCCAGTCAGTTGTAGGAACGTTACAGACTCTGGACCCCCAACGGGCTTACTCCTTCTACCTGGAAGTAAACCGAATGATCGACTCACGTCATGTTCAACCTCCTTCTTATGATGTGCGTACTAAAAAATCGTTACAGAACCTGATCTTTGCAGTTGAAAATCAGAACTTTCTGAGAATCAACCGCGTGTCTGCTTCTCCAGATCAGATCCGCATGGCCCAGAATCGCTGGCAACAGCTGATGGATCAAAATACTGCACGATCTGCTCAGGATGCAGTAACTGTACTGCGTCAGGCTGCAGATATCGCAGGAAGCCAGTTACAGATGCCAGCGACAGGAGTCATATACGAATTTGCGTACGGCTCACTGGAAGCTCTGGATAAGCACTCGCGGTTTGAGTTTACTCCCACTACATCCGGTCCACGTGTTGACGCGGGAGGAAATAATATTGTCGGTGTTGGCGTGCAACTGAAAACCCATGATGACGGAGCAGTTATCCTCCGAACCCTGAATGGCGGCTCGGCAGCACAGGCTGGACTCCAACGTGGTGATGTTATCGTCGGTGTCAATCAGAGACGTCTCGCAGGTCTTTCTCTGGACGAAGTCGCCAATCTGATCACCGGTCCTGCAGGTTCGAGCGTCGCTCTCGAAGTTCGTCGTGAAAGCCGAACGGCCCGGGTCAACCTGAACCGTCAGGCGATTCGTATCACCAATATCAGTGAAGTAAAAATGGTGGATTCCCAACAGAAAATCGGTTTGATCCGCCTGGAGAAATTCGGCGAAGGGACTTCACAGGAACTGGATCAGGCATTGTGGAAACTGCACCAGCAGGGAATGCAATCGCTGATTTTTGACCTGCGGGGCAACCCGGGAGGATTATTGACTGAGGCGATCAGTGTCTCAAACCGCTTCGTACCCAGTGGGAAAATTGTTTCGACTCGCGGTAGATACCAGAGTGACAACACTGTTGAAACAGCAACTCATGATCAGACCTGGAAGATGCCTCTGGTTGTCCTGGTTGATGGCGACAGTGCCAGTGCCAGTGAAATCTTTGCAGCAGCAGTCCAGGAAAACCGCCGCGGATTGATTGTCGGCCGAAAGACTTATGGGAAGGGAACCGTCCAGACTCACTTCCCTCTGCAGTCCGTTTCCGGTACTTTCTGGCTGACGACTGCGAAATTTTACTCTCCAACGGGTAGAGAAATGGCGGGAGCGGGTGTGACCCCCGATATCCCAGTCAACATGTCTGAACGAGAACTGCAGAATATTGGTCCCGTTGATCAGGACTTACGAGCTGGCATCAATACAATTATGAGCCAGCGTCCTGGTGAACTCGTAAACAATATTCCAGCAGATCGTCAGGCCAGTCCACAACGATTTCAGTTTTCAGGATAA
- a CDS encoding L-threonylcarbamoyladenylate synthase codes for MKCRITQDVSAAAELIRNGELVAFATETVYGLGANALDPNAVARIFEVKQRPHFDPLIVHVAEIDSLAEFTTGLSPQAQRLAERFWPGPLTLVLPKQSMIPDLVTSGLDSVAIRIPAHPVARELLNAAGLPIAAPSANKFGCLSPTQAQHVAEQLGDEIPMILEGGPCQVGVESTVIQCNEDSIVLLRPGGISLEDIEACAGKVRLARIEDYAETKSQVSPGMLPRHYAPGTRLHLIDQLDQIPDVKTIGVLSLYPLSETILAGREFAAQEILSPTGDLKMAAANLFAALRNLDQSGVECIVALRLPERGLGRTINNRLERAAY; via the coding sequence ATGAAATGTAGAATCACGCAGGATGTTTCTGCAGCTGCAGAACTGATCCGAAACGGTGAACTGGTCGCTTTCGCGACAGAAACCGTCTATGGACTCGGGGCGAATGCGCTCGACCCGAACGCCGTCGCCCGCATTTTCGAAGTCAAACAAAGGCCTCATTTTGATCCCCTGATCGTTCATGTCGCAGAGATCGATTCACTCGCCGAATTTACCACAGGTTTATCGCCTCAAGCACAAAGACTCGCCGAGAGATTCTGGCCAGGACCTTTAACTCTTGTCTTACCTAAACAGTCTATGATCCCCGATCTGGTCACTTCAGGTCTGGATTCTGTCGCAATCCGCATCCCCGCACATCCTGTGGCTCGGGAACTGCTCAACGCCGCGGGCCTGCCGATTGCTGCCCCCAGCGCTAATAAGTTTGGATGCCTCAGCCCGACTCAGGCTCAACATGTAGCAGAACAACTGGGTGATGAAATTCCCATGATTTTGGAAGGTGGCCCCTGCCAGGTTGGCGTCGAGTCCACTGTCATCCAATGTAATGAGGATTCCATAGTACTTTTGCGTCCTGGAGGAATTTCACTGGAAGACATCGAAGCCTGTGCAGGAAAAGTGAGGCTTGCCAGAATTGAAGATTATGCAGAGACGAAATCTCAGGTCAGCCCTGGAATGCTTCCTCGCCATTACGCCCCTGGAACTCGGTTGCATCTGATTGATCAGTTAGATCAAATTCCCGATGTCAAGACGATTGGCGTCCTAAGCCTCTATCCACTTTCAGAGACAATTCTGGCTGGACGAGAATTTGCTGCTCAGGAAATCTTATCTCCCACGGGAGATTTAAAAATGGCAGCCGCAAATCTTTTTGCGGCCTTAAGAAACCTGGATCAATCCGGAGTCGAATGCATAGTTGCACTAAGATTGCCTGAGAGAGGACTGGGCAGGACAATCAATAATCGGCTGGAACGGGCCGCATACTGA
- a CDS encoding ATP-binding protein has protein sequence MHTYKPLTRVSAKLRKWSISDRLKCAFGLLVLVQVVSGAVTLYQLSNINHDISQLVTVEEPLEASILEMEIEAGKMARAVLDYVRDRDKEHLEKLILARDHFQENYRRYQKLAQSDLGPDLNRRIESDYAEYNRMSAELVRLVDKRDASLHVFVNYVKQIDQLIGKEHRETNRIPSEAELIKADASHNMEKYLNITFGSIEEYIVQRNQNLLMRIFDAERKFRMFEAQYLLSISNQLELQRMNEIDSLFEKATTFGNQIVNVTDDIDHQLAGYEQKLETINELLHNQIHPLIHANTVKATYHADASIQSAILVISILAFIGTIFALFSVWIISRGIVSPILELSRSAEKIAAGDVDHRIQVESQDEVGRLANTFNHMVEDLVIAQQEAENASKIKTAFLANMSHEIRTPMTAILGFAEIMRQRNQDSETLRHLDTIKKNGEYLLELINDILDVSKIEADKLDVEAIECSLTELVDDVKTLMEIRAIDKGLDLSIQVEGQVPNWIESDPVRLRQILINLLSNAIKFTREGTVQLVLRAVTLDSNEQGLQFDVIDTGIGMTETQLSRLFQPFVQADCSTTRKFGGTGLGLTICKRLTHILGGEISVSSEYSKGTIFTVTVKTGNLQTEEYIDQTAFARQGKQNVLSQPKSEGSESYRILVAEDGPDNQRLIRYFLQKAGHDVTLAENGLIAVKLAQEAVEKGNAFDVILMDMQMPELDGYGATKQLRASGYRLPIIALTAHSMSGSREECLAAGCDSFATKPIQLEQLSSIMHECVINSQEQAQLNL, from the coding sequence ATGCACACTTATAAGCCATTAACACGGGTCTCTGCTAAGCTGCGAAAGTGGTCAATCTCTGATCGCCTCAAGTGCGCGTTTGGACTACTGGTGCTGGTTCAGGTAGTCAGTGGAGCCGTGACTCTATATCAGCTGTCCAACATCAATCATGACATTTCTCAACTGGTGACCGTAGAAGAGCCTCTCGAAGCTTCAATTCTGGAGATGGAAATCGAAGCAGGCAAGATGGCGCGGGCGGTCCTCGACTATGTCCGTGACAGAGACAAAGAGCATCTAGAGAAACTGATCCTTGCCAGGGACCACTTTCAGGAAAATTACCGTCGCTATCAGAAACTGGCACAGTCCGATCTGGGGCCAGATCTAAACAGGCGGATCGAATCAGATTATGCGGAATACAATCGCATGTCCGCTGAACTTGTCAGGCTGGTAGACAAACGGGATGCATCCTTGCACGTCTTCGTAAATTATGTCAAGCAGATCGATCAACTAATTGGAAAAGAGCACAGAGAGACGAATCGGATTCCCTCTGAAGCAGAGCTGATAAAAGCGGATGCATCTCATAACATGGAGAAGTATCTCAATATTACGTTTGGCTCAATTGAAGAATATATCGTTCAGCGAAATCAGAATTTGCTGATGAGGATCTTTGATGCAGAACGTAAATTCCGGATGTTCGAAGCACAATATCTGCTCTCAATCTCCAACCAGTTGGAATTACAGCGAATGAATGAAATTGATTCGCTGTTTGAAAAGGCAACGACATTTGGTAATCAGATCGTAAATGTTACAGATGATATTGATCACCAGTTGGCGGGTTATGAACAGAAGCTGGAGACGATCAATGAGTTGTTGCACAATCAAATCCATCCGCTGATTCACGCAAATACTGTTAAGGCAACTTATCACGCAGATGCTTCCATCCAGTCAGCAATACTCGTCATCAGCATCCTCGCATTTATTGGGACAATTTTTGCCTTATTCTCGGTATGGATAATATCTCGAGGAATTGTATCTCCCATCTTAGAGCTCTCCCGAAGTGCAGAAAAAATCGCAGCAGGTGACGTGGACCATCGTATCCAGGTGGAATCACAAGATGAGGTCGGACGTCTGGCCAATACATTTAATCACATGGTAGAAGATCTGGTAATTGCACAACAGGAAGCAGAGAACGCCAGTAAGATTAAGACCGCATTCCTGGCAAATATGAGTCATGAAATTCGAACTCCTATGACTGCAATTTTGGGATTTGCAGAGATAATGAGGCAGCGTAATCAGGATTCGGAGACTTTACGTCATCTCGATACCATTAAAAAGAATGGCGAGTACCTGTTGGAATTGATAAATGACATTCTGGATGTTTCCAAAATCGAAGCCGATAAACTGGACGTCGAAGCGATCGAGTGTTCATTGACAGAGCTGGTGGATGATGTCAAAACCCTGATGGAAATCCGGGCCATCGATAAAGGACTTGATCTGAGTATTCAAGTGGAAGGTCAGGTTCCCAACTGGATTGAAAGTGATCCGGTTCGACTTCGACAGATTCTGATTAATCTCTTAAGTAACGCCATTAAATTCACCAGAGAAGGCACTGTTCAGCTGGTACTGAGAGCGGTCACCCTTGATTCAAACGAGCAAGGCTTGCAATTCGATGTAATAGATACGGGCATCGGCATGACAGAGACTCAGCTCTCGCGGTTATTTCAACCTTTTGTGCAGGCAGACTGTTCAACCACTCGTAAATTCGGAGGGACGGGACTCGGATTGACGATCTGTAAACGACTGACTCATATTCTGGGGGGCGAAATTTCGGTGTCGAGCGAATACAGTAAGGGAACCATATTTACTGTGACAGTAAAGACTGGCAATTTACAGACTGAAGAATATATAGATCAGACTGCATTCGCACGTCAGGGAAAACAGAACGTTCTCAGTCAGCCAAAATCAGAAGGCAGCGAAAGCTATCGAATTTTAGTCGCTGAAGACGGACCGGATAATCAGAGATTGATTCGCTATTTTCTGCAAAAAGCTGGCCATGATGTGACTCTGGCTGAAAATGGCCTCATTGCAGTCAAGCTCGCGCAGGAAGCAGTAGAAAAAGGAAACGCATTTGATGTGATCCTGATGGATATGCAGATGCCCGAACTGGATGGTTACGGGGCGACGAAGCAGCTCAGAGCGTCTGGTTATCGACTTCCAATTATTGCTTTAACGGCCCACTCCATGTCTGGATCACGGGAAGAATGCCTTGCAGCAGGTTGTGACAGTTTTGCTACGAAACCGATACAGCTGGAGCAATTGTCTTCAATCATGCATGAGTGCGTAATTAACTCTCAGGAACAGGCTCAGTTGAATCTATAG
- a CDS encoding protein-glutamate methylesterase/protein-glutamine glutaminase, with product MSPQPIRVLIVDDSAVIRGLISKSLEQEPEIIVAGTAMNGERALSWMRTNPVDVVILDVEMPVMDGLTALQRIQCDFPDVPVIMASGLTSQGAKTTVKALSLGAVGCVAKPQTASAAESIRVLSRELVMMIKAVAGKRSSTTQTVTTSASLRTEAPAASPASTPLFKRNIKFYKQPEVLVIGTSTGGPKALAELMPQIPLDFPMPILIVQHMPPGFTEILASHIQKDSGRITVEAKHDQPLESNKTYVAPGGSHMLIGEKNGQKVTLINQAPPEHFCRPSVNPLFRTAAEHYGSATLAVMLTGMGEDGIEGSHEVARVGGTIIAQDEASSVVWGMPAAVVMAGLADKVLPLSEIAAEIKSHCLVRA from the coding sequence ATGTCCCCACAACCGATTCGTGTTTTAATCGTAGATGATTCAGCTGTCATTCGCGGCCTGATTTCCAAGTCTCTTGAGCAAGAGCCCGAAATCATCGTTGCTGGTACTGCGATGAACGGGGAACGGGCTTTGAGTTGGATGCGTACGAATCCTGTGGATGTCGTGATCCTCGATGTTGAGATGCCTGTCATGGATGGATTGACGGCATTACAGAGAATTCAGTGTGACTTTCCCGATGTTCCTGTGATCATGGCCAGTGGTCTGACCAGTCAGGGCGCGAAAACAACAGTCAAAGCGCTTTCGCTGGGGGCTGTAGGATGTGTGGCAAAACCACAGACGGCAAGCGCAGCGGAAAGTATTCGAGTACTCTCTCGCGAATTGGTCATGATGATCAAGGCGGTAGCTGGCAAACGCAGTTCCACAACTCAGACTGTCACTACTTCTGCTTCTTTAAGGACAGAGGCCCCTGCTGCTTCTCCTGCTTCAACACCTTTGTTCAAGAGAAATATCAAGTTTTACAAGCAACCAGAGGTGCTTGTGATTGGGACCAGCACAGGTGGGCCTAAGGCACTGGCTGAATTAATGCCACAGATACCCCTTGATTTCCCGATGCCGATTCTGATCGTACAGCACATGCCTCCCGGGTTTACAGAAATTCTGGCTTCTCACATTCAGAAGGATAGCGGGCGAATCACTGTAGAAGCAAAGCACGATCAACCATTGGAGTCGAATAAGACATACGTTGCCCCTGGAGGCAGTCATATGCTTATAGGTGAAAAGAATGGTCAGAAAGTAACATTGATCAATCAGGCGCCTCCAGAGCATTTCTGTCGTCCCTCTGTCAATCCCTTATTCCGAACAGCTGCAGAACACTATGGAAGTGCCACACTGGCTGTGATGCTGACAGGTATGGGGGAAGATGGAATCGAGGGAAGTCACGAGGTTGCTCGTGTCGGCGGAACGATCATCGCTCAAGACGAAGCTTCCAGTGTTGTCTGGGGTATGCCTGCAGCTGTCGTCATGGCAGGACTGGCAGACAAAGTATTGCCCCTCTCAGAGATTGCCGCAGAAATCAAATCTCATTGCCTGGTACGTGCCTGA
- a CDS encoding alpha/beta hydrolase, producing MPVHPQVARYLDEIAQIDLPPFEEMTPEFVRSTLTPSPAPHLPAAQIENIFIPVGDSQIEARLYTPANTPDATPPDKWPALIYFHGGGWVMGTLDAYDGLCQDLAGNAGCKVISVDYRMAPEYPYPIPFQDAFTATHWITDQADTLHLDRSRIAIGGDSAGGNLATAVALKAREAENISLNYQLLVYPVTNYFFDTESYHKYATNYFLTRKAMQWFWDQYLPDESSGREIYASPLRCKELKGLPEALVITAGYDPLYTEVVQYVEQMQTSGVDVTHINFEDMIHGFFRRSDVFDRAYEAVQLAGRHLKKVFTRN from the coding sequence ATGCCAGTCCATCCCCAGGTTGCACGTTACCTAGATGAAATTGCTCAGATAGATTTACCTCCGTTTGAAGAGATGACTCCGGAGTTCGTCCGCTCAACATTAACTCCCTCACCTGCCCCCCATTTACCAGCAGCTCAGATTGAAAACATTTTTATTCCCGTCGGTGACTCCCAGATCGAAGCTCGATTATATACTCCTGCAAATACCCCTGATGCTACTCCCCCGGATAAGTGGCCCGCGCTGATTTATTTTCACGGCGGGGGCTGGGTCATGGGAACCCTCGATGCCTATGATGGACTATGTCAGGATCTGGCTGGAAACGCTGGTTGTAAAGTGATCTCTGTTGATTACCGGATGGCTCCAGAATACCCGTACCCTATTCCCTTTCAGGATGCTTTCACAGCAACACATTGGATTACAGATCAGGCAGATACTTTACATCTCGATCGTAGTCGAATTGCGATTGGAGGTGATAGTGCCGGCGGGAACCTCGCCACAGCAGTCGCCCTCAAAGCTCGGGAAGCAGAGAACATCAGTTTAAATTACCAGTTACTGGTTTATCCCGTAACGAATTATTTCTTTGACACCGAGTCCTATCATAAATATGCGACAAATTATTTTCTGACCAGAAAAGCAATGCAGTGGTTTTGGGACCAATATCTGCCTGACGAATCATCGGGGCGAGAAATCTATGCTTCTCCATTGCGTTGCAAAGAGTTGAAGGGACTTCCCGAGGCCTTGGTGATTACTGCGGGATATGATCCTCTCTACACAGAAGTGGTACAGTACGTTGAACAAATGCAGACCTCTGGAGTCGATGTGACCCATATCAATTTTGAAGATATGATCCATGGATTTTTCCGGCGCTCTGATGTCTTCGACCGTGCGTATGAAGCCGTACAGTTGGCTGGTCGTCACCTAAAAAAGGTTTTTACTCGCAATTAA
- a CDS encoding ABC transporter permease yields MFRGSLIFTNFALKKDVQLRKIHLFRFASIGLVFILFFSSWLSSARIGSPGLDFFTKIVWLNFWLVTLAGIGIFSTAITEEKEEETLPLLKLAGISSLGLLLGKSTVRAVRIILLILAQLPFLILAVALGGITPLQIFATLLAMVAYVILISNLALLCSVYARRSGTAIALVMILLFFLFVLPILLSETFANLQSRGLIDSQGFIAQGVESIHHLSQQISVIERFQTILQVGFKESVLSMQVVSNIFIAVVAFFAAWACFEPWSLRIDAGRVSNPKPSLKTRLRNSRPGQMAFVWKEFEFNSGGKQAFILKLVIYPLLVVLITAGGMFLDGYSSVSFISSYSWRGMMSTSLLLLSAGFIVESTLYVSQMFRDEHRQKMLPLMLLLPHSLSRIIYEKTVGLSLALIPVVSGILLILILAPDSLLEMVDISWQIYIPLIMVQYVVFLHLLAYYSLVVRWGALAIAIGSLILLQACLTPFLQIMYFFFRFSIGANGIIMPAFYLSLISCVVLQFLISGKLRQIAAEE; encoded by the coding sequence ATGTTTCGCGGATCTTTGATCTTCACCAATTTTGCACTCAAGAAAGATGTACAACTCAGGAAAATACATCTATTTCGATTTGCTAGCATCGGCCTGGTATTTATCCTTTTTTTTTCTTCGTGGCTCAGCAGTGCACGTATTGGCTCTCCGGGGCTTGATTTTTTTACGAAAATTGTCTGGCTCAATTTCTGGCTGGTGACTCTTGCTGGAATTGGGATTTTTTCTACCGCGATTACTGAAGAAAAAGAAGAAGAAACACTGCCCTTGCTCAAGCTGGCTGGCATTAGTTCTCTGGGATTACTCCTGGGAAAATCGACTGTCAGAGCAGTCCGTATCATTTTACTGATCCTGGCACAGTTGCCATTTCTGATTCTGGCCGTCGCACTGGGAGGAATTACCCCCCTTCAGATATTTGCAACACTTTTGGCGATGGTGGCATATGTCATACTGATTTCAAATCTGGCACTACTTTGTTCTGTATATGCCAGACGTTCGGGGACTGCGATTGCCCTCGTAATGATCCTGCTTTTTTTCCTGTTCGTGCTACCAATACTGCTTTCAGAAACGTTTGCAAATCTGCAATCTCGTGGATTGATTGATTCTCAGGGGTTTATCGCTCAAGGGGTTGAGTCGATTCATCACCTGAGTCAGCAGATTTCCGTTATTGAACGTTTTCAAACTATACTGCAGGTGGGATTTAAAGAGTCGGTTCTCAGCATGCAGGTTGTTAGTAATATTTTTATAGCTGTAGTCGCTTTTTTTGCTGCCTGGGCCTGTTTTGAACCCTGGTCCCTTCGTATTGATGCAGGTCGGGTTAGCAATCCAAAGCCAAGTCTGAAAACGCGACTTCGTAACAGTCGTCCCGGGCAGATGGCATTTGTGTGGAAAGAGTTTGAGTTTAATTCTGGAGGCAAGCAGGCATTTATTCTCAAACTGGTTATCTATCCTCTACTGGTTGTGCTCATCACAGCGGGAGGGATGTTTCTGGATGGTTATTCTTCGGTATCATTTATCTCGTCATACAGTTGGCGAGGAATGATGAGTACTTCGCTGCTATTACTTAGTGCAGGGTTTATAGTCGAAAGTACTCTATATGTTTCACAGATGTTTCGAGATGAGCACAGACAAAAGATGCTGCCATTAATGCTTTTACTCCCCCATTCTCTCTCGAGGATTATTTATGAAAAAACTGTGGGGCTAAGTCTGGCACTCATTCCAGTTGTCAGTGGGATCCTTCTGATTCTAATACTGGCACCTGACAGTCTGCTGGAAATGGTTGACATCAGCTGGCAGATTTACATCCCACTGATCATGGTCCAATATGTCGTCTTTTTACATCTGCTGGCTTACTATTCCCTGGTAGTACGTTGGGGCGCGCTGGCGATTGCAATTGGTAGCTTGATCCTACTCCAGGCCTGTCTGACACCGTTTTTGCAGATAATGTATTTTTTCTTTCGTTTCTCAATTGGCGCAAACGGTATTATCATGCCAGCGTTTTATCTGAGTTTGATCAGTTGTGTAGTCTTGCAGTTTCTCATTTCAGGTAAACTGCGGCAGATCGCAGCAGAGGAATGA
- a CDS encoding DUF1559 family PulG-like putative transporter: MISLPVKKSKSAGFVLMELWCVIAVIAILIALLLPAVQSAREAARATTCKNNLMQLGIALQNYQMAHLVLPSGTVNSQGPILNQPQGYHVGWVIQILPLLDERVAFQRYDFAKGVYDPVNSEIANHRLACFVCPSSYLGGYNYAGCQNDVETPIDSDNQGVFFLNSSIREKDLKDGRAYTIFVGETADGGFLSWTSGTSSTLRNMGTKINQSLASRISSRVAFPYGDSREYQFQNDPMSDSYYDEYEEMTNGNPDGIRETEEPTAEERKSMLRVGGFSSFHAEGAHFSLGDASVRYISQKTDYEILKRLANRQDGNLVGEY; this comes from the coding sequence ATGATCTCTCTACCAGTTAAGAAATCAAAATCTGCTGGCTTTGTATTGATGGAGCTATGGTGTGTGATTGCTGTCATCGCGATACTGATTGCGCTCCTGCTTCCTGCGGTTCAGTCAGCTCGCGAAGCGGCACGAGCGACAACCTGTAAAAATAATCTGATGCAACTCGGAATTGCATTGCAGAATTATCAGATGGCACATCTGGTGCTTCCCTCAGGGACGGTTAATTCCCAGGGGCCCATTTTGAATCAGCCACAAGGCTATCATGTTGGTTGGGTGATTCAGATACTTCCTTTACTGGACGAGCGGGTGGCGTTCCAGCGTTATGATTTTGCGAAAGGTGTTTATGACCCGGTCAATTCAGAAATTGCGAACCATAGACTAGCCTGTTTTGTGTGTCCTTCCAGTTATCTGGGGGGATATAACTATGCAGGCTGTCAGAATGACGTTGAGACTCCGATCGACTCAGATAATCAGGGAGTCTTTTTTTTGAACAGCAGCATTCGAGAGAAGGACCTGAAAGATGGGCGTGCCTACACCATTTTTGTGGGAGAAACAGCCGATGGTGGTTTTTTAAGCTGGACTTCGGGAACATCCTCTACGCTGCGTAATATGGGCACCAAAATTAATCAGTCCCTGGCATCACGTATCTCATCAAGAGTTGCATTTCCCTATGGTGATTCACGTGAATATCAGTTCCAAAATGATCCGATGTCCGATAGTTACTATGACGAATATGAAGAGATGACAAACGGCAACCCGGATGGAATACGTGAAACGGAAGAACCGACGGCGGAGGAACGCAAATCTATGCTCCGTGTGGGAGGCTTTTCAAGTTTCCATGCTGAGGGAGCGCACTTTAGCCTGGGAGATGCATCCGTACGTTACATCAGCCAGAAAACCGATTACGAAATTTTAAAACGTCTGGCCAATCGCCAGGATGGAAATCTGGTTGGGGAGTATTAG
- a CDS encoding DUF1559 domain-containing protein yields the protein MPHLDLLPKLKFTHKKCGFTLIELLVVIAIIAILIALLLPAVQQAREAAHRASCKNNLMQINIALQNYEMAHNVLPSGTINPTGPVRSESKGYHVSWILQILPYLDERVAFNKFNFKESVYAPVNKQVAEYQIPLLSCPSNPSPGNTYAGMQNDIEAPIDVNNNGVLFLNSSVRYDEILDGSSKTIFVGEFAGGNQRGWVSGTRSTLRNAGTSINANGLNYYPGKAQFDARTSEGESTEAAGESKAAENPLSVGGFSSYHTGGAQFGLGDGSVRFLSENIDETVYQALANRHDGQLLPEF from the coding sequence ATGCCACATTTAGATTTGTTGCCTAAGCTGAAGTTCACGCATAAAAAGTGTGGTTTCACCTTAATTGAGTTGCTGGTCGTGATTGCCATTATCGCAATTCTCATCGCATTACTCTTGCCAGCTGTGCAGCAGGCAAGGGAGGCGGCCCATCGGGCGTCCTGTAAAAATAATCTGATGCAGATCAATATCGCACTTCAGAATTATGAGATGGCGCACAACGTACTGCCTTCCGGGACAATCAATCCTACGGGGCCTGTGCGAAGTGAATCAAAGGGGTATCACGTCAGTTGGATCCTTCAGATTCTACCGTATCTGGACGAACGAGTTGCATTCAATAAGTTCAATTTTAAAGAGAGTGTTTATGCCCCGGTGAATAAGCAGGTTGCCGAGTATCAGATTCCGTTGCTCAGTTGCCCATCGAACCCTTCTCCGGGAAATACCTATGCAGGGATGCAGAATGACATCGAAGCACCAATCGATGTGAATAATAATGGAGTTCTGTTTCTCAACAGCAGCGTGCGGTACGACGAAATTCTGGATGGGTCTTCCAAAACAATCTTTGTCGGTGAATTCGCTGGCGGTAATCAACGAGGCTGGGTCTCAGGAACACGTTCCACATTGAGGAATGCTGGCACCAGTATTAACGCCAACGGGTTGAACTACTATCCTGGTAAAGCTCAGTTCGATGCACGAACTTCGGAAGGTGAGTCTACTGAGGCAGCTGGGGAATCGAAGGCAGCGGAAAACCCACTTAGTGTTGGTGGTTTCTCCAGTTATCATACAGGGGGCGCTCAGTTTGGACTGGGAGACGGAAGTGTTCGTTTCCTCAGTGAAAACATTGATGAGACCGTCTATCAGGCATTGGCCAACCGACATGATGGTCAATTGCTTCCGGAGTTTTAA